The genomic segment CATTCACGCGGGCACTCTGGCGGCCAGCGACGCGGGTGGGAACGTCTTCGCCTTCGATGCCGAGAGCGACCAGCAATGGGCGAATGTTGGCACCGGTGGGAGCATGGGGTGGATGGTTCGCGTGGATGACCGCGGCGTGTACTACGGGCACTCCAGGGGCGTAGGCATGTACGACCGCACCAGCGGCATCCCGCTCTGGCAGACCAAGACGCGGGGCGACGTGCTGTTCGGCTGGCAGGACGGCACCGACCTGTACGCAGGCACGACTCAGAACCTCATCCAACGCTTCACCAAAGCAGGCGAGCACGTGCAGGACTATGCCTGCGACGACGTGGTTCTCTCCTGCGCCACCAGTCCTGGCGGCGAGTACGTCTTCGCCGGAGACAGCGGCAGTGCCGTGTACTGCTTCACCCGGAGTGGTGAACGCCTCTGGAAGCTGGGGACGGGGGTTGGCGGTGCGCTCAGCATGCAATATGTCGGCGGCCGGCTGTATCTCGTGACTGTGCGCGGCGTGCTGGCTGCTCTGAATGCCAGTGCCGAGGCCATTCAGGCCGCGCAGCGGGGCGAGACGCCCACGCCCCGCGACGTGAAACTCGCCGCCGCTGCCAGTGCGAGCGTCCCCCTCACGCAGCTGGCGATCACCCCCGACAGTGGCAGCGGCGTACGTCTGATCTGCGAACGCGATGGCACCCGCTTGCGCGTTCGGCCTACCGATCCCAGCTTCAATGCCTGGAATGTCCAGTTCCCACGCAACCTTCGCGTTGCTGGCGCGACCTATCTCGTGGACGACCTCCTGGACGCCGGAGGCTTTTACCGTGTGGTAGGGGATATTCGCCGCGTCAGCTGAAGGAACCACGGACGGAGGAGCAGGCATGACCAACTGGTGCCAGAACAGGCTTGAGGTCCACGGAAACGCCCGCCTTCTCATGGCATGGCGCGCCGCCCAGCGAGGGCCATCACCCGACTATGGGCCGCGGATCCAGGACTTGAGCTTCCATGCACAGCTTCCTGTGCCACGGGAAGTAATGGCCCGGGGCTATGGGACCGGTGGCCTTCCGGAGCTCCACCGAGCCATCCAGATTCAGGCAGGGCAACAAGATCCCACCCCTCATCTCCCCCTTGAGCGCGCTGCGTGGCAAGCCGCGTACTGGGGCAGCAGCCGGGATGCCGATGATGTGACCTTCACTGAGGGACCAGAGCAGCTGGTCCTCAGCTTCGCAACCGCCTGGGCCCCACCCATACCGTGGCTCGAGGCCGTCGCGGCTTTATGGCCGGCACTCAATTTCGAGTTGCGCAGCATCGAACCCGGCAACGAGCTCTATGTACACATGCGTTTGGAGAGCGGCAACATCGTATCGTTAGATGAACGTGCGCCGACGCTACAGGACCTGCAGGACTGGGGCTATGACTTGGACGAAGAGTCTCCAGGGACCTGATCTGGCATCAATCTACAACTGTTGATACGAGCGCTGCCAGGCAGAGCAAGATGACCCCCACAACAGCGCGGGTCATCTATGAAAGCCTGCCCTCAGGGCGAAGCAGGGGCAGGAGCCATTCCGAGCAGCGTCTGGGCTTCTTGGAGGTGTTGCTGGATGATCGGGCTCAGCTGATCGGCCGGCGCCACGACGGCCATGCCCTTCTCAGGGGTGCGTTGACCCGGCAGCAGGAGCGGCAACAACTGGCTTCAAGCGACGACAGCGGACTCAGGAACTCCTCGCGCTCCACACCCGAGTCTCGAACCTTCACCAGCACACCCGCATCACTGTGCCTGCCCAAAAGCAACGAAGCCGCCTGAAGGACGCCCTGCACATCTGGGATGAGGTCGTGCAGTTGGCAGCCTGAACTTCAGGCTGCCCGTCAGAAACGTCGACCTGCACCTCGTTAACTTGCCAAAACCCCGCCTGGCGAGAACTGTGACCACCGGGGCGCTACCGACTTACGCCCCGGATCAGTCAACGCAGCCGGTCTCCATGCGTGCCCTGCAGCCTGAGCCGGGCGACGCACTTTACCTCAGCCGCGTAGGCACCTGGATATCGCAGATACTGAAATCTGCCCCTTTTTCCTGCCTTACCTTGTCTACCAGCCGTCCAAAGGCTGGACCCTGCGGATCCATCATCTCAACGACAGGACGCTGGCCTTCAGGCAAATCGGCGGCCACCTGCACGCGCTGCATGATGTCGGGACTTGCGGGGGGTTCTCCAGCGATCACCGAGGTCACCACCTCGCGCCCGATGACGGCGTTGCCCCAGGCGGTGTACTGCAGGCCCAGCCGGAATGAAGACGCTCCGCGCATGAAAAAGATCTCGCTGTTCGCGCTGTTCAGGGCCTCGCCCCGGCCCATCCCGGCCACACCTGGACAGTACGCGCCCCAGGCCTGGAAGTCCGGCACATTACGCCGCCGGGTTTCAGCATCCGAAACGGTCAGGATCGGCATGGTCCCCAGAAAACCGGAATTGCCGTCGCTGGTCTGGGTGATCTGACGCCAGACTGTTTTTTCTGGCAACCTCGCCGAGAATTCGGGTTCGAGGTTCGGGTAGGTCGAGGTTCCCCCATCTTTGTTGTTGGGATTGCCCGTCTGGACGACGAAGAGGTCGATCACCCGGTGGAACTGCAGACCGTCGTAAATCTTCTCGCGCGCCAGGAGCTTGATACGTTCGACGGCCTTGGGTGCCAGATCAGGGCGCATCTCGACGATCATGCGTCCCTTGGTGGTGTCGATCACCAAGAGATTCTCCGGATCGATGGGAATCCAGCGGGCTTGAGTTTGCACAGACTGCATTGGAGCACACGACGCGAGCAGGACTAGACCCAGCCACAATGCAGATGTTTTCATGGTTCAGTATTGGGCCTTAACAGTCAGGCGTCAAATCAAGCCGGGTGAAAGGGCGTATCCCGCAGCAGGTAAAAGCAGGGGTTACCAGTGGGCAAGATCGATCAGTTGAAACGATTGTGTTGCCTGAACTGGCTGCGCGGCAAGCTGAAGGCAGGGGTGGCCTGAATTTCAGGTCACCCCCGCTGCAATTTTCGACCACTTCAGGAACGCTTTACGCCGATAATGTCGTCTGGTCAAGGCGGAGACGCTGGTTCGGGAGTGGTGGAGGCTGGTGATTCAGGCATGTAGGTTCAGGAATTGTTGAGCGCGTTTCCGCCGCTTGAAGGCCTGCCGACTTTGATCGTGTCGCCGTGTAGATCCGTCTTCCTGCATGTTGATGTTGTTGCAGCGCGCCGTGGAGATTACTGTTGGCCAGGCTGGGGAGCGCTCGGATGGCCGCCCCGTAACTCCGAAGCTGATCGGTGTAAATGACCTCTGGGGCATCGTAGTCGCCCAGGAGTCGGGTCAGGAAGGTCGGTGCGGCGTCGGTGTCACGGTGCCGTTGAAGCAGGATGTCGAGCACAAACCCGTTCTCGTCGACGGCCCGCTACAACCAATGGCGGACGCCATCCACCGCCGTGCAGCCCTCATCCAGAGACCACCGGGAACCCCGCCGGGGTTCCCGGTGAGGGAGACCAACTGCCGTGAGCGGGCCGAATTTGATGAACCATTCTTGGAGCGTCACGTGACTGGCCGTTTGGGCCGCGCTGGTGCAGCAGTTCCTGAACGTCTCGGTCACTTAGGGGAGAGCGGTGGTACAGCCCGATCGCGTGCTGGATGATCGTCATCGGAAAACGGTGGCGGTACGGTTTCGGGTCAGTCACGGCGGGTCAGCCTACCCCGAGCCCGTTAAGGCAACACAACCATTCTTGGCCCTCCACGCCCGTGTTGCAAACGTCCACCAGCACACTCGAACCACTGTTCGCGCCGGCCCTCGAAGATTCAATCAGAACCACGCTCATTTGGCGTGGCGCGCTGGGGTTGAAGTGGCGGTCTGACGTTCAGACGACCACCGCCCTCACTCGGCTCTTCGCTGATTAACTTGCCAGAACCGCCCCGACAAGATAAAGCAACCCAGCCGCACGCCCCCGTACCGGTGACGTTATGCTGCCCGCATGACACTGTGGCAACTGGTGATTCCCGTGGTGGTAGGCGTTGTTCTGGCCCTTGTGTGGTGGGCCGGCAAGGCCATGCTGGAGGGGGCCCGCGAGGGCCTTCAAGAAGCCAATGCGGAACTCGCTCAGCAAAAGGGCGAGCGTGAAGCGCAGGAGGCCCAGGAGGCTGAAGTGCGCCGGCAGGTCGTGGAGGCCAGCGCCCGCGCGCTGAGCGAGGCGGAGCGCTTCGCCCTGAATCTGCGCGCTCCATTTACCCACCTCTGGATCCAGATTTTTGAGGATTCTGCGGTGGGCCGCCCGCTGGAATACTTTTACCAACTGATCCCACCCGCCGGGAAGGAAGACGAGCTGCGTCAATCCCTGGAAGAGGGCTGGGCGATCACTGACCATGCCTCGACCATGTCCAGTCTGGCCTGGCTGTTGAACGGCGGTCACCGCGCCTCGTACCAGGAAGTGCGCCAAAGCTTGCAGGCGGGCCGTTCAACAGCCGGTGATCTGAACAAGCGTCTGGCCAAGGTAGTGGGCAAGTGGGAGCCTGAGGTCGGTGAGGTGGGTGGGATGGCCTTCGATCTGGCGCGAGCAGTGGATATTGCTGCGCAGGGCGTGGCGGTGGGATACCTGAGTGAAGGACAGGGCTGGCGAATTATGGGCCAGTGCCGCCACATGGCGCGGGACGCGGCGTTCCGGGACTGGGCCCATTACGGACAGAGCTTTCTGGCCGGCGCGGAGTTCTGGAAATCGGGTGGGGTGACTGGGGGGATCAGGAACCGGGGCTATACCCAGACGATAGCTTGGCTGCTTGAGGATACCAATAGCCCTTGGCTGCGGGATCCCTGGTCTCCGGCGGGCCAGGGCCGACCAGAGGTGCCCGAGCTCAACTCAATTGGAGTGCCTACGACGCTGCACTGAAGTCCGCCTTTCCGCTCACCCTCCAGCGTGAGATTGTGCGGGCAGACCTACCGCTGAACTTCCGGTTGTGTTGCCTTAACTTGACGCGCGGCAGACGGAGGACCGGGGTGATCTGAACTTCAGCCCACCCCTGCCGCGACCGCAGACCACGTCTGGAACGCTTTCTTCTGATTCCCTTTTCTTGTCATGGCGGTAACGCTGTTCCAGGCGTGATGGTGAAGATTCTCGATTCGAGCGTGCAGGCTGAGAAATTCTTGGACACGCTTCCTCCGTTTGAATCCCTGCTGTTGTCGCTCCCGATGTCGTGTAGGACGGTGAGACTGTTCAATGATGTTATTGCAGCGTGAGGTAGAAATCACCTGCTGGTGGTCAGCATTGAGTGCGGGATTGGCCTCGAGAACGGGGGAGATGAAGGTGGAAAAGCCAGCCACCTGGACGCGGGTAAAGCCGGCCGGGGCCTGACGCGTCATGACGACGTCACTGGACCACCAGCCGATGGCGAGCAGAAGGACGCCGACAGCGATTAAGATGAGTCAGATCTGCGGTTTGCGTCTGGCTTGTTGTGGCTCTGGGGGTGCGACTGAAACCATCAAGTCCTCCACGGTGGTGCGTTCACGTCAGGTACGCGCCCGGCGGCCCTGGGGTTGCTCAAGTTCGAAGCTGCTGGCTTCTGTGCAAGAGCGGAAATAGAAGTTTGACAGCCTTTACATGGTGGGAATCACGCGCAACA from the Deinococcus humi genome contains:
- a CDS encoding peptidylprolyl isomerase, with product MQTQARWIPIDPENLLVIDTTKGRMIVEMRPDLAPKAVERIKLLAREKIYDGLQFHRVIDLFVVQTGNPNNKDGGTSTYPNLEPEFSARLPEKTVWRQITQTSDGNSGFLGTMPILTVSDAETRRRNVPDFQAWGAYCPGVAGMGRGEALNSANSEIFFMRGASSFRLGLQYTAWGNAVIGREVVTSVIAGEPPASPDIMQRVQVAADLPEGQRPVVEMMDPQGPAFGRLVDKVRQEKGADFSICDIQVPTRLR
- a CDS encoding DDE-type integrase/transposase/recombinase; the protein is MTRQAPAGFTRVQVAGFSTFISPVLEANPALNADHQQVISTSRCNNIIEQSHRPTRHRERQQQGFKRRKRVQEFLSLHARIENLHHHAWNSVTAMTRKGNQKKAFQTWSAVAAGVG
- a CDS encoding WGR domain-containing protein, whose amino-acid sequence is MSETYLEYSDPNGAEHKFYAVAVDGAGLTIRYGRIGTDGQIQHKTFPSAEKAEAEADKKLRDKRRKGYEDAVQGVRQKRAIMRRTITETRSTTRQGAPLLWKFDTNATAFGIFADDRQVWVGNEAGQVHALSPEGEVLRSFTLPDGVKCLVRDDRWTFAGCDDGNVYDLSGKLPFVAYEVEGSAALLWMDIHAGTLAASDAGGNVFAFDAESDQQWANVGTGGSMGWMVRVDDRGVYYGHSRGVGMYDRTSGIPLWQTKTRGDVLFGWQDGTDLYAGTTQNLIQRFTKAGEHVQDYACDDVVLSCATSPGGEYVFAGDSGSAVYCFTRSGERLWKLGTGVGGALSMQYVGGRLYLVTVRGVLAALNASAEAIQAAQRGETPTPRDVKLAAAASASVPLTQLAITPDSGSGVRLICERDGTRLRVRPTDPSFNAWNVQFPRNLRVAGATYLVDDLLDAGGFYRVVGDIRRVS
- a CDS encoding DUF1266 domain-containing protein — protein: MTLWQLVIPVVVGVVLALVWWAGKAMLEGAREGLQEANAELAQQKGEREAQEAQEAEVRRQVVEASARALSEAERFALNLRAPFTHLWIQIFEDSAVGRPLEYFYQLIPPAGKEDELRQSLEEGWAITDHASTMSSLAWLLNGGHRASYQEVRQSLQAGRSTAGDLNKRLAKVVGKWEPEVGEVGGMAFDLARAVDIAAQGVAVGYLSEGQGWRIMGQCRHMARDAAFRDWAHYGQSFLAGAEFWKSGGVTGGIRNRGYTQTIAWLLEDTNSPWLRDPWSPAGQGRPEVPELNSIGVPTTLH